From a single Populus trichocarpa isolate Nisqually-1 chromosome 17, P.trichocarpa_v4.1, whole genome shotgun sequence genomic region:
- the LOC18107086 gene encoding F-box/kelch-repeat protein At3g06240, which yields MSKLPQEIIVDILTYLPAKSLIKFKCVCRSWRSLISDPQFAKLHLKRAHEDENINRQRLLIAADPLYSVDFEAASDGDNGNTLVKLSYPNAESHNDSFAVGLFLGSCDGIVCILNEVDSVVLWNPSTRESKKLSGPTSSLHKDFSTGLGYDSSTDDYKMVIASSATASTRSDQIMVEVFTLKTNTWRTVQGSLPGITLGSNYYGEFWNGALLWLGKRDAAHHLDVIVPFDIEKEKFMEAEPLPNHFYTAVLSISGNCLCVFGELQPSGSYFEAWLASEYGVKTTWRRLFVVPADKLCLDCYSSGMWLTKKGEVLLDNHGCPGILTLYNPVEDAKKLLKVENDGDPFYESAIYTESLVSLC from the coding sequence ATGTCAAAACTCCCCCAAGAAATCATTGTTGATATTCTCACCTATTTACCAGCCAAGTCGCTCATAAAATTCAAGTGTGTGTGCAGATCATGGCGGTCATTAATCTCCGATCCTCAATTTGCCAAGTTGCATCTCAAAAGGGCACATGAAGACGAGAACATTAACCGTCAAAGGCTCCTCATTGCTGCTGATCCTCTTTATTCTGTAGACTTTGAAGCAGCTAGTGATGGTGATAATGGCAATACATTAGTGAAGCTTTCTTATCCTAACGCAGAGAGTCATAACGACTCCTTCGCTGTTGGATTATTTCTGGGATCTTGTGATGGCATAGTATGTATACTTAATGAAGTTGATAGTGTGGTCTTATGGAATCCATCAACTAGAGAGTCCAAGAAATTGTCAGGACCAACTTCTTCTCTGCACAAAGATTTCTCGACTGGACTTGGTTATGATTCCTCTACTGATGATTACAAAATGGTAATTGCCTCTTCAGCTACTGCCAGTACTCGCTCTGATCAAATTATGGTTGAAGTCTTCACATTGAAAACCAATACATGGAGAACAGTTCAAGGCAGCCTTCCTGGTATCACCTTGGGAAGTAATTACTATGGAGAATTTTGGAATGGAGCTCTGCTTTGGCTAGGGAAGCGTGATGCTGCTCATCATTTGGATGTTATTGTTCCATTTGATATAGAAAAAGAGAAATTCATGGAGGCTGAGCCACTTCCAAATCATTTTTATACAGCAGTTTTGAGCATCTCAGGAAATTGCTTATGTGTTTTTGGCGAACTACAACCATCTGGAAGCTATTTTGAAGCATGGTTAGCAAGTGAATACGGTGTCAAGACAACATGGAGAAGATTGTTTGTCGTCCCAGCTGACAAACTATGTCTAGATTGTTATTCATCAGGGATGTGGTTGACAAAGAAAGGGGAAGTTCTGTTAGACAATCATGGATGTCCAGGGATATTGACACTGTACAACCCAGTAGAAGATGCAAAAAAGTTATTGAAGGTAGAGAATGATGGTGATCCATTTTATGAATCGGCAATATATACAGAAAGTCTGGTTTCACTATGCTAA